GACACCGATATGCTGGCAATGCCTCCGCAATGATTTCCTCCTAGACCAATACCAGTTTCAAACGCGCAAATACCACCCCTCTCGACGGAAAGATGCTTCTCCCTTCGGCGCCGCTGTTTCTGCAGCCCAGACACTCTTCAAGGGCTTGCCCAAAGCTCCTCCTGGCATATCGGTCGACCCGCTGAGGATCGTAGGGAAAGAACTCAAATTTCTCAGCAAGAACATCCGCCAGCTGCTTGGGTCGGGTCATCCCACTCTGGATAAAGTGGCTAAATACTACACCCAAAGCGAGGGCAAGCATATGCGTCCGCTACTGGTACTGCTCATGTCCCAGGCAACGGCATTAACTATTCCACCGCAGAACCGTTCTGTGTCGGCCACAGACTCCAGCTCGTCTGTGACAGTTAATGACTCCATTACATCTCCTTCCGTACTTGCCGATACCAATCCAGACTTCGACCGATTtacatcatcttcgtcctcggcaGCAGGTCAATACGATTTCGCCGGCGATGAGAACATTCTTCCCTCTCAACGACGACTAGCCGAAATCACCGAGCTGATCCATACTGCCTCCCTTCTCCACGACGATGTCATTGACAACGCCGTCACTCGTCGCTCTTCTAATTCTGCGAACACCCAGTTCGGAAATAAGATGGCTGTTTTGGCTGGTGACTTCCTGCTCGGTCGTGCCTCCGTCGCCCTGGCGCGCTTACGTGACCCCGAGGTTACAGAGCTACTGGCTACCGTGATTGCAAATCTCGTGGAGGGCGAATTTATGCAGCTCAAAAACACAGCTGCCGACGAGAAGAGCCCCGTCTTCACAGACGAGACCATCTCATACTACCTCCAGAAAACCTACCTCAAAACCGCCAGTCTGATCAGCAAATCGTGCCGCGCAGCCGCCTTACTCGGACACAGCACACCTGAAGTAGTCGAGGCAGCCTATTCATACGGCCGCAACCTGGGACTAGCGTTCCAGCTTGTAGACGACATGCTCGACTACACCGTCAGCGGTGTGGAACTTGGCAAGCCTGCCGGTGCAGACCTTGAACTCGGTCTCGCGACCGCTCCCCTCCTTTTCGCTTGGAAACAGAACCCCGGACTAGGCCCATTGGTTGGCCGTAAGTTCAGTCAGGAAGGAGACGTGCAAAAGGTTCGCACTTTACACCCCACTCGTTCTACTCAGGAACCAGCCCACTCCACCTTCTGAGGAAAATAGATAGCTAACTACCTCCTGCCTTTAGGCCCGCGACCTCGTCTATCAAACCAACGGTGTCGAACAAACCCGAACTCTAGCCCAAGAATACGCAGACAAGGCCATCGCTGCGATCAGCCCCTTCCCGGATAGCGAAGCAAAGGCTGGTCTGATCGAGATGTGTGTGAAGACAATGAACCGGAAGAAATAAGCAAGCTCGCGCCAGCTTCAACCCCTACGGCCGTACTTGAACCCCAGTTCAAAATCGAATTAAACGCCAAATTGTTGGCTCAGCTGCTATTGCCACACGATTGATCGAAACCTAAGGGCGTGGTCTATTTGATGTACCAGCGTTTAGATGGGTTGTTCTTTGGATTGGACACTCGGCTCCATTTTACCGACATAACATTGATTTATAGAGTTGTGTCTACCTATATGTACCAGTACTTTTATCGTTTGCGCTATTCTGTTTGGTTATTTTTAtgcatttcttttctgtATCATATTCATATTGATCATCAGTCTGATAACACGACTTGAGAATCTGGGAAATCATCGTATACGTTACATGGACAGAAATATTAGGGCTATTATTAGTTATGAAAGTAGACAGTTGTAAGTATTTATCCTTCATTGTTATCTTCCACTGAAAATACCAGCTGGGAGCTTGGGTAATTCCGCGAAAAGATTATATGGTTAAGAAGGTGGACAGAAATCAGAACGCTGGAAAACGTTTTAAAACAAGTGTGTATGTGTCCCAAAAGCAAACAATGCGATGTTGGTATCATTTCTCTACTCACGCATCTTCTATCAGTTCTCTATAAACACGGGGTGATAAGAAAATGATGAtggccaaaaaaaaaaaaaaaaaaaaaagcaaaacaaaaccGACAAGGCTAAGCCGCTCAAAACATTCTCACGCAAAACCTGCGTCGGTCCCCCAATCAAGTATACAAGTAGGAAAAAGTAAAATAGGATACAATGCCAGATGATCATAGTCGGCGCAAATTATGTCAGGCCAGGAAAGGCAGGAAAGAATGTGGGCTGTAAAGCAACGACAGGTTGAGAATCCCAATAAATGGGCCTTCTCGGATAGTAACAAAAGGAAATGGAGTCAACGGATGACATATAGTGAGGGGTATTCTGTACGCTCGGGCAGAAACCAAAAGGTTTCGGTCAAGCCCACTGCAACAGGTGTTGGTTGCAGGCAGAAGATTCCCTGAACGAGATCGTAACATATAAGAGAGGAACCAAACTGAAACGCGAAGAACTGTAAAAACATTTCCAGGCGCTGTAAAAGAGAGTCAATTCAGACATTGTCTGATATGATAAGCGGCAGAGCGCAGTAAAGAGACATGATCAGGGTCAAAAGCATGATCGATCCAAAATTATCCAACAGACACGAAACCTAGGCTGTCGGAACAATAGTACCAACAGCAGGCAACCGATTTGGTGCGACAGCGCAGAATTCTTGGCAGGCAATGCTTTCGCCTGCATTAATCATTGGAGCATCAAATCTATCACTTTCAACTCAGTGGTTAATGGAAATTCATGGCGTGGGTAATAGAGAACTACACCATGGCCCTAGAAATGAGGAAAATGGAAACATTGCGAATGGGATATCATCGAAGTCGCCAAAATgaggataaaaaaaaagtaggGTATTCACAAGAGATAGGGATCGTCGGATATTCCTATTTGTCAAACCGAGACAGAGAGATTTGGCCCGTTTTGAAAGGTTCCGTTCTGCTTTCCGGACAACAACTGGGCGCCGTGATTTGGTGGTAACGGCAGCTCCTTGTCAAGACGGGGGCTACGTTGACTGTGTCCACCAACGCTACTGGCCTCGccagcctcgtcaacaaTCGGTAATGTATTAGGCCCAGAGAGACCAGCCTCTGCGGGTTGCTGGCCAGGAGGGCCAACCGAACTGTATTCTGACGATTCATGCCCCGTT
The nucleotide sequence above comes from Aspergillus puulaauensis MK2 DNA, chromosome 3, nearly complete sequence. Encoded proteins:
- the COQ1 gene encoding trans-hexaprenyltranstransferase (BUSCO:EOG092634B5;~COG:H;~EggNog:ENOG410PJ43;~InterPro:IPR033749,IPR008949,IPR000092;~PFAM:PF00348;~go_process: GO:0008299 - isoprenoid biosynthetic process [Evidence IEA]), which codes for MKARTVPARKLALASPVTLQATPICWQCLRNDFLLDQYQFQTRKYHPSRRKDASPFGAAVSAAQTLFKGLPKAPPGISVDPLRIVGKELKFLSKNIRQLLGSGHPTLDKVAKYYTQSEGKHMRPLLVLLMSQATALTIPPQNRSVSATDSSSSVTVNDSITSPSVLADTNPDFDRFTSSSSSAAGQYDFAGDENILPSQRRLAEITELIHTASLLHDDVIDNAVTRRSSNSANTQFGNKMAVLAGDFLLGRASVALARLRDPEVTELLATVIANLVEGEFMQLKNTAADEKSPVFTDETISYYLQKTYLKTASLISKSCRAAALLGHSTPEVVEAAYSYGRNLGLAFQLVDDMLDYTVSGVELGKPAGADLELGLATAPLLFAWKQNPGLGPLVGRKFSQEGDVQKARDLVYQTNGVEQTRTLAQEYADKAIAAISPFPDSEAKAGLIEMCVKTMNRKK